Proteins from a single region of Flavobacterium sp. K5-23:
- a CDS encoding response regulator, with the protein MKKKLYNNPILLVEDSPVDVDLTLRAFKTKNLTNPIQVARDGEEALSYIQKWDEGELIPVVILLDLKLPKVDGLEVLRIFKSHEHYKAIPIVVLTSSLESTDLERAYKFGVNSYIVKPVNFDNFIEVASQIELYWSVLNKPLIKNEL; encoded by the coding sequence ATGAAAAAAAAATTATACAACAATCCAATTTTATTAGTAGAAGACAGTCCTGTTGATGTTGATTTAACCTTACGTGCTTTTAAAACTAAAAACCTCACTAATCCCATTCAAGTGGCGCGTGATGGTGAAGAAGCTTTGAGTTATATCCAAAAATGGGACGAAGGAGAATTGATTCCAGTTGTTATTCTACTTGATTTAAAATTGCCTAAAGTGGATGGTTTAGAAGTGTTGAGAATCTTCAAATCTCATGAGCATTACAAGGCCATCCCAATTGTGGTATTAACCTCATCCCTAGAAAGTACAGACCTCGAAAGGGCTTATAAATTTGGTGTGAATTCGTATATTGTAAAACCGGTTAATTTTGATAATTTTATAGAAGTGGCTAGTCAAATAGAATTGTACTGGAGTGTGTTAAACAAACCATTAATAAAAAACGAATTGTAG
- a CDS encoding PAS domain-containing protein: MDIEGKILLFNREFERLFNIALKDFVGLTRNSIMSLEVADEHRSNDLVIINTKKAATFEEVNIELDIKHHYLTVKFPVFNAVGEVYAVGGISTDITERKKTEEELKNYREHLEEIVKDRTLELEGKNKKLDKLNKIFVGRELRMTELKKEIEKLKNQ, encoded by the coding sequence ATGGACATTGAAGGCAAAATTTTATTATTCAACAGAGAATTTGAAAGACTTTTTAATATAGCTCTTAAGGATTTTGTAGGCTTAACCCGCAACTCAATTATGTCTTTAGAGGTCGCTGATGAACATCGATCTAATGATTTAGTAATTATAAACACTAAAAAAGCCGCAACCTTTGAAGAAGTAAATATAGAATTGGACATTAAACATCATTATTTAACTGTGAAATTTCCGGTTTTTAATGCTGTGGGAGAGGTTTATGCTGTTGGCGGAATTTCTACGGATATTACGGAACGGAAAAAAACCGAAGAAGAGCTTAAAAATTACCGAGAACATTTAGAAGAAATAGTAAAAGACAGAACACTAGAACTTGAAGGAAAAAATAAAAAATTAGATAAATTGAATAAAATTTTTGTGGGGCGCGAATTAAGAATGACCGAACTTAAAAAGGAAATTGAAAAATTGAAAAATCAATAA
- a CDS encoding transporter substrate-binding domain-containing protein: MTKSFLIKFAIIVFCSLSSPEINAQKTIKVGIYQNFPLVHKDNSGVPSGIFVDLINEIALKENWKIEYVFDTWDQSLENLKDSKLDIITSITYLPERKEFVDYNDEAVITIWGVVCTTKNAPIQDILDLKNKKVAVLKGGVHGINFSKLTERFELNCEFIELDSYDDVMQYVKTNKCDAGVSNNIWTKSNLENFDLVETPILFNPNKLLFAVPKGKNEELIKTIDKHLIAWKTDSRSPYHIILRKWYGDSVIIAYQLPKWVKWGGLLLIFAIGVTLIIAWIFRKLVKSKTKELTLTNIKLQQEIEEREKITKVLHESEEKFKALYNESPDMLVSVSSNDGSILQCNETLLQKTGYLREEVIGAPIFKMYHNDCKEEVKKVFHQFVETGEVSEKELILKTKKGTNINVSLNVKSIRDKTGKILFSISSWRDISI, translated from the coding sequence ATGACAAAGTCATTCCTTATAAAATTTGCAATTATTGTTTTTTGTTCCCTTAGTTCACCAGAGATAAATGCTCAAAAAACAATAAAAGTGGGTATTTATCAAAATTTTCCTTTGGTTCATAAAGATAATTCTGGGGTTCCAAGTGGTATTTTTGTTGATTTAATAAACGAAATTGCCCTAAAAGAAAATTGGAAAATAGAATATGTTTTCGATACTTGGGATCAAAGTTTAGAGAATTTAAAAGATTCCAAATTAGACATTATAACCAGCATAACCTATCTACCAGAAAGAAAGGAATTTGTTGATTATAATGATGAAGCTGTCATTACTATTTGGGGTGTAGTTTGCACAACCAAAAACGCACCTATCCAAGACATTCTTGATTTAAAAAACAAGAAAGTAGCCGTTCTAAAAGGAGGGGTTCATGGAATCAACTTTTCTAAACTCACTGAAAGATTTGAGCTCAATTGTGAATTTATTGAATTAGATTCATATGATGATGTAATGCAATATGTAAAAACAAATAAATGTGATGCTGGCGTAAGTAATAATATATGGACAAAATCAAATTTAGAAAATTTTGACCTTGTAGAAACTCCTATCCTTTTTAATCCTAATAAACTATTATTTGCAGTACCTAAGGGAAAGAACGAAGAGCTTATTAAAACAATTGACAAACACCTTATTGCTTGGAAAACTGATTCAAGATCGCCCTATCACATTATTTTAAGAAAATGGTATGGAGACAGTGTTATAATAGCTTATCAACTTCCTAAATGGGTGAAATGGGGTGGATTGTTATTAATTTTTGCTATTGGAGTTACCCTAATAATTGCTTGGATATTTAGAAAACTTGTAAAAAGCAAAACTAAAGAACTTACACTAACTAATATCAAACTTCAACAAGAAATTGAAGAGCGAGAAAAAATTACAAAAGTATTGCACGAATCGGAAGAAAAATTTAAAGCTCTCTATAACGAATCGCCTGATATGCTTGTTTCGGTATCATCAAATGATGGTAGTATTTTACAATGTAATGAAACCTTACTTCAGAAGACAGGCTATTTAAGGGAAGAAGTTATTGGAGCTCCAATATTCAAAATGTACCATAATGATTGTAAGGAAGAAGTGAAAAAAGTATTCCATCAATTTGTTGAAACTGGTGAAGTTTCAGAAAAAGAATTAATACTTAAAACTAAAAAAGGGACTAATATTAATGTAAGTCTTAATGTGAAATCCATAAGAGATAAAACAGGAAAAATACTGTTTTCAATATCTTCTTGGAGAGATATTTCCATTTGA
- a CDS encoding transporter substrate-binding domain-containing protein, with protein MEQFKLSYFIKTKTKILEIFILLLMFFSANSFSQTLEKDTLVFGSDNNFPPYEFLDNKGNPSGFNVDLIRAISEEMGFNVKIKLGIWSNIKYEFETQKTIDIVDLFYSKEREKIVDYAVPHEINYDELYVRKGEHSITSVEHLKGKRVAAQAGSTLIEYLISNYPEIIVVPVPSEPEALIQLSEGKCDAAIVSQIIAHHALKKYNIKNVVTISRPVLPRELSFAVLKGNDQLLKQINTGLFRLKENGKLDELREKWIEKEQKSWIAENIIPIGVILIIIIILISSWILALRYTIRKRTNEIQQEIEKREKTIKALYESEEKFKILYNKSPDMFVSVSPIDARILQCNETVLQKTGYLREEVIGNPVFKMYHDDCLEEVKKVFREFGKTGEVSENELIIKTKKGDKIYVSLNVSSVRDKTGEILFSIFSLRDLSIWKKLNSEARESHEMMLNTIENMTDGFVSLDKNWIYTYVNQRAAAMFGRKPEELVGKHIWTEFPEGVGQPFYNNYHKAVETREFISFEDYYSPWDRWFENNIVPTEDGLSIFFHDVTDRKKAVQALKESEQRFVAFMNNTSAIAWIKDENLAYVFLNKAYEEKFNISLETIKGKDDLSIFDKETALQLQKNDRLVLETNQLLETEEIIRDENGHVLHYLINKFSIQVEEGKTFVCGMAIDITDRKKTEHELKKYRENLSEMVQERTKELAQSQDALLNLVDDINEQSERIEKANQKLVEINAEMETFTYSVSHDLKAPLRGIDGYSKLLIDLYKKDLNEEAQEFLNNIRGGAKQMNHLIEDLLSYSHLERQDFQIKNVALQPLINDLIVLLSGEIKKSKVQIKTSLPKDFMLLADTNGLKLVIRNLLDNAIKFSSKSEKPEIEIGSSENSTHWLIFVKDNGIGFDMKYHDRIFKIFQRLHLPEEFEGTGIGLAMVEKAMRRMNGRIWAESEMNKGTCFYLEFKK; from the coding sequence ATGGAGCAATTTAAACTTTCATATTTTATAAAAACCAAGACTAAAATTTTAGAAATTTTTATTTTGTTATTGATGTTTTTTTCCGCCAACTCATTTTCTCAAACTTTAGAAAAAGATACATTAGTTTTTGGCAGTGACAATAATTTTCCACCATATGAATTTCTTGATAACAAAGGCAACCCTTCCGGATTTAATGTTGATTTGATTAGAGCGATTTCTGAAGAAATGGGGTTTAACGTTAAAATAAAATTAGGGATTTGGTCAAATATCAAATATGAGTTTGAAACCCAAAAAACTATTGATATAGTAGACCTGTTTTATTCAAAAGAGCGTGAAAAAATAGTAGATTATGCAGTTCCTCATGAAATAAATTATGATGAATTGTACGTAAGAAAAGGGGAGCATTCAATCACTTCGGTTGAGCATCTGAAAGGAAAAAGAGTTGCCGCTCAAGCTGGATCAACCTTAATAGAATATTTAATATCTAATTACCCAGAAATAATTGTAGTCCCTGTTCCAAGCGAACCTGAGGCACTAATTCAACTTTCAGAAGGCAAGTGTGACGCTGCTATAGTGTCACAAATTATCGCGCATCATGCATTAAAAAAATATAACATTAAAAATGTAGTGACAATTAGCAGACCTGTTTTACCGAGAGAATTGTCATTTGCTGTATTAAAAGGAAATGACCAGTTATTAAAGCAAATTAATACTGGTTTATTTAGACTTAAGGAAAATGGAAAATTAGATGAGCTAAGAGAAAAATGGATAGAAAAAGAGCAAAAATCCTGGATTGCTGAAAATATAATTCCAATTGGTGTTATTCTAATAATAATAATAATTTTGATATCCAGCTGGATATTAGCGCTTCGTTATACCATTAGAAAAAGAACCAATGAAATTCAACAAGAAATTGAAAAGCGAGAAAAAACAATAAAAGCCCTTTACGAATCTGAAGAAAAATTTAAAATACTTTATAATAAATCGCCCGATATGTTTGTTTCTGTATCACCAATTGATGCCCGTATTTTACAATGTAATGAAACCGTTCTTCAGAAAACAGGTTATTTAAGGGAAGAAGTTATTGGGAATCCAGTATTCAAAATGTATCATGATGATTGTCTGGAAGAAGTAAAAAAAGTATTCAGGGAATTTGGTAAAACTGGGGAAGTTTCTGAAAATGAATTAATTATTAAAACTAAAAAAGGCGATAAAATTTATGTATCACTTAATGTAAGTTCTGTTAGAGATAAAACAGGGGAAATACTATTTTCGATATTTTCTTTGAGAGACCTTTCAATCTGGAAAAAATTAAATAGTGAAGCTAGAGAATCTCATGAAATGATGTTAAATACCATCGAAAACATGACTGATGGATTTGTGTCTTTAGATAAGAATTGGATTTATACCTATGTTAACCAAAGAGCTGCTGCTATGTTTGGCAGAAAACCAGAAGAGTTAGTTGGAAAACATATTTGGACCGAGTTTCCAGAAGGCGTAGGCCAACCGTTTTATAACAACTACCACAAAGCAGTAGAAACCCGAGAATTTATCAGTTTTGAAGATTATTATTCGCCTTGGGATCGTTGGTTTGAAAACAATATAGTGCCCACAGAAGATGGCTTATCCATCTTTTTCCATGATGTTACAGACCGTAAAAAAGCTGTACAAGCCCTCAAAGAAAGCGAACAGCGCTTTGTAGCTTTTATGAATAATACATCAGCAATTGCTTGGATAAAAGATGAAAATCTAGCTTATGTTTTCTTAAACAAAGCGTATGAAGAGAAATTTAATATTTCATTGGAAACCATTAAAGGAAAAGATGATTTGTCAATTTTTGACAAAGAAACCGCACTGCAACTTCAAAAAAATGATCGTTTGGTACTAGAAACCAATCAATTATTGGAAACCGAGGAAATTATAAGGGATGAAAACGGTCATGTTTTGCATTACTTGATAAATAAATTTTCGATACAAGTTGAAGAGGGAAAAACTTTTGTATGTGGTATGGCCATAGACATTACTGACCGTAAAAAAACAGAACATGAGCTTAAAAAGTATAGAGAGAATTTATCAGAAATGGTCCAAGAACGTACCAAAGAATTAGCACAAAGCCAAGATGCCTTATTAAACTTAGTTGATGATATCAATGAACAATCAGAACGAATAGAAAAAGCTAACCAAAAACTAGTGGAAATCAATGCCGAAATGGAAACTTTTACCTATTCCGTATCACACGATTTAAAAGCTCCATTAAGAGGGATTGATGGATATAGTAAATTATTGATAGATCTTTATAAAAAAGATCTGAATGAAGAGGCCCAAGAATTTTTAAATAATATTCGAGGTGGTGCAAAACAAATGAATCATTTAATTGAAGACTTACTGTCTTATTCGCACTTAGAACGACAAGATTTTCAAATTAAAAATGTAGCGTTACAACCATTAATTAATGATTTGATAGTACTCTTGTCAGGTGAAATAAAAAAGTCAAAAGTTCAAATCAAAACGTCTTTACCAAAAGATTTTATGCTTTTGGCTGATACTAACGGATTAAAATTAGTGATTCGTAATTTGTTAGATAATGCTATAAAATTTTCAAGTAAAAGTGAAAAACCTGAAATTGAAATCGGAAGTAGCGAAAATTCAACACATTGGCTTATATTTGTTAAGGACAACGGGATTGGTTTTGACATGAAATACCATGACAGGATCTTTAAAATATTCCAACGTTTACATTTACCAGAAGAATTTGAAGGAACCGGAATTGGTTTAGCTATGGTAGAAAAAGCCATGCGAAGAATGAATGGAAGGATTTGGGCCGAAAGTGAAATGAACAAAGGAACTTGTTTTTATTTAGAATTTAAAAAATAA